In Dendropsophus ebraccatus isolate aDenEbr1 chromosome 13, aDenEbr1.pat, whole genome shotgun sequence, the sequence GTCCGAAAAaatctgcaataccagacataacctAAAGACTCGGGTAGAGGTGTTtgtagaagaaagaaaaaaattctaaagtataAAGGGGCATAGCAGCCTATCCTTTGCTCACTGCTGTCCAATCACCATGAAGTGTGAAGTAAACAGTGCCGGCACCGTGACTTCCTTGTGACATCGTGATCATGACGTTACCGCATCAGTCTAGTGCAAGAGCACAGAGAGCAGCGAGCGAGGAAACAAGTGCTAAAAATGCAAAAATCCAGCAACACCCCTTAAATAATGCGCAATGAGGTCAGGGTGTCCCTGCTGTGATGAGGAAGGGGATCAGGATCTGCCCTTCTGCACCACTACCCCCTATAGCCAGGGCAGGGGGACAGACTCAGCCCAGGATATCTACTGGTAATCTGAACCCTGCCCTGTGTCAGATGAGGCTAATCCCTACCTCTATGGCCGCCATGGAGGGAAGCAGGGGTGCTTTGGTCATGTGACAATCAGTCTCTCAGCATCTGagcaggaggaggcggcggctGCAGAACAGAGCGCTGCTCCGGTAGTGAATACAGAAGAATAATGGACACACGGACACGCTTAAAAAGACATTCATAAAAGCATCAAATATCTCCAACCGACGCCCGTCCAGACAATAGATTCAATATGTACATCCTCGCAATCTGCATGACAGGGGGCGCCGCTCACACAGGACAGTTTACAGCCGACGTCCGCGGCCCCAGGGTCATTTATCCTGATCCTCAGACCTGGTCCCTCCTGTATCCAGAGACATATTCTTGGCTGCTCTGAGCATGTCCTCTTCACTCAGTCCTGAACCTGCAGGAGGAAAGAATCAACAAGTATCAACACAAGCAAGATGGAATAGAGTAACCTGCAGAAAATGTCATCAAGACtagcgacatcactgagaatacagcctatccatcactagagatcagcggtgacatcactgagaatacagcctatccatcactagagatcagtgacatcactgagaatacagcctatccatcactagagatcagcggtgacatcactgagaatacagcctatccatcactagagatcagtgacatcactgagaatacagcctatccatcactagagatcagtgacatcactgagaatacagcctatccatcactagagatcagcggtgacatcactgagaatacagcctatccatcactagagatcagtgacatcactgagaatacagcctatccatcactagagatcagcggtgacatcactgagaatacagcctatccatcactagagatcagcggtgacatcactgagaatacagcctatccatcactagagataagcagtaacatcactgagaatacagcctatccatcactagagatcagtgacatcactgagaatacagcctatccatcactagagatcagtgacatcactgagaatacagcctatccatcactagagatcagcggtgacatcactgagaatacagcctatccatcactagagatcagcggtgacatcactgagaatacagcctatccatcactagagatcagcggtgacatcactgagaatacagcctatccatcactagagatcagtggtgacatcactgagaatacaacctatccattactagagatcagcggtgacatcactgagaatacagcctatccagcactagagatcagcggtgacatcactgagaatacagcctatccatcactagagatcagtgacatcactgagaatacagcctatccatcactagagatcagcggtgacatcactgagaatacagcctatccatcactagagatcagcggtgacatcactgagaatacagcctatccatcactagagataagcagtaacatcactgagaatacagcctatccatcactagagatcagtgacatcactgagaatacagcctatccatcactagagatcagtgacatcactgagaatacagcctatccatcactagagatcagcggtgacatcactgagaatacagcctatccatcactagagatcagcggtgacatcactgagaatacagcctatccatcactagagatcagcggtgacatcactgagaatacagcctatccatcactagagatcagtggtgacatcactgagaatacaacctatccattactagagatcagcggtgacatcactgagaatacagcctatccagcactagagatcagcggtgacatcactgagaatacagcctatccatcactagagatcagtgacatcactgagaatacagcctatccatcactagagatcagcggtgacatcactgagaatacagcctatccatcactagagatcagcagtggtaGGTTGTTATGTATAGTCTCTGGCTGTGGATGGCTCCTGTCCatgtctgtgtatataatagtatcagtatctCCTATATTTTACATATCTATTAGCAGGTATCCTGTATGACATATATGTGTAcggtatatggctgggttcacactacgtatatttcagtcaatattgtggtcctcatattgcaaccaaaaccaggagtggattaaaaacacagaaaggatctgttcacataatgttgaaattgagtggatggccgccatataacagtaaattatTGCCATTATTTCGATatgacagccattgttttaaaataacagcaaatatttgccattaaatggcgtccatccactcaatttcaacattgtgtggacagagcctttctgtgttttcaatccactcctggttttggttgctatatgaggaccacaatactgactgaaatatacgcagtgtgaacccagcctacaggTGTATGTGGggagtgatgtatactgtgcagcGGGCAGATGGTATGTCATCCAGTATGATGGAACCACAGTGAGGAAGTCGTATGGGAAcgtcaaagggaatctgtcagatgctGCTTCCtggctgctgacactgttagatgctttcAGGTCAGGGAGGCACATGGTACCattcatatatcagtctgtgcttcctGTCTGTGAGTCCTGGGGGATCCTGCAGGGAGAGGTTACAGCCTGATGTTTGTGGATATTACACGGGGTGGCACTGCTCACCTGTGTTTACGGTGTCTGTCGCTGTGCTGTTCCCCtcaggactctgctcctgtttTATCTGCTGTTGTCTAGAAGAGATTAATAATGAGAATTATACTTTGCTGGAAGAAATCACATACATGACAGGCCCCTTACACCGAACAGGAAAGACCAGGACCTGACATATCCCTGGGAGAGCACTCAGATCCCGGCCCATCGGCCGCTTTCCCCCCACTATGTGTCTATGTGAGGCAGCGACCCCACCTGTAATATCCCTGTGTGACTGACGCCTCAGCTTGTGGCAATTTCTATTATGTATTATGTCAGATTCTCAGCGCTGTgatacaccttaaaggggttctccgggctTACACAAACATGggcgctttcctccagaaacagtgaCCTTCTTTAACTTTGGAAATgagttattgaagtgaatggagcagaagtgtaataccacacaggacctgaggacaggggtggcgctgtcttTGGGCTTTTTGTAGCTGTTTGATGCTTTTTAtgatcctagataacccctttaatgttggatACAATGAATGTGATTTCTTACCTCTCATAAAACATCTGTCTTCTTTGGCGCAGTTCCTCCTGTGTCAGTGCCTCTTGTCGGGAGGTCCCCGATGTCTGTGGCACGCCGGGGGCTAAGGTTTCTGTGTATTCATTTCTGGGTCCTCCTGCAAGTAAATATACATGTATGTAGTATCATGGAGGGGTTGAGGGACAGGGTtgtatccagtatagacaatCCTCTGTCACAGCCTGGATGACTCCTGcaccgatacattgtaacaaactatcaGGACAGGGGAAAGAGCATGGACCTGCGTCACTCATCGGCCATGGCGGCACAGTACCTTGCATACTGAGTTGTATTGCTCTGCGGAGATCTGCCTCCTCGTCCTCCATGTCTATCTGCTGCCTACTAAGAGCCAGCGCCCTCTGCAGGTTCTCTTCATCCTCGTCCATCATGGGGGATCCATCATACAACTGAGGCCCCTCCATGCCGGGGACGCTCCTCTGTGAGCTACCAAGAACCACAAATTATTTCATTATATCAGAAAAGGACAATCCCATAAGTAGTGACGGTGCAGGGAGGGCGCTGGGGGGCTACATCGGGGGATCCACCTGAGAGGAGCACCCTGATCATGCCGACTACTCCTAACATGGGGGGTCCATATAGTCACAGCCTGTCACTATCAACACGACATCTCCTAACACGGGGGTCCGCATAGTCACAGCCGGTCACTATCACCCTGACATCTCCTAACACGGGGGTCCGCATAGTCACAGCCGGTCACTATCACCCTGACATCTCCTAACACGGGGGTCCGCATAGTCACAGCCGGTCACTATCACCCTGACATCTCCTAACACGGGGGTCCGCATAGTCACAGCCGGTCACTATCACCCTGACATCTCCTAACACGGGGGTCCGCATAGTCACAGCCGGTCACTATCACCCTGACATCTCCTAACACGGGGGTCCGCATAGTCACAGCCGGTCACTATCACCCTGACATCTCCTAACACGGGGGTCCGCATAGTCACAGCCGGTCACTATCACCCTGACATCTCCTAACACGGGGGTCCGCATAGTCACAGCCGGTCACTATCACCCTGACATCTCCTAACACGGGGGTCCGCATAGTCACAGACGGTCACTATCACCCTGACATCTCCTAACACGGGGGTCCGCATAGTCACAGCCGGTCACTATCACCCTGACATCTCCTAACACGGGGGTCCGCATAGTCACAGCCGGTCACTATCACCCTGACATCTCCTAACATGGGGGTCCGCATAGTCACAGACGGTCACTATCACCCTGACATCTCCTAACACGGGGGTCTGCATAGTCACAGACGGTCACTATCACCCTGACATCTCCTAACACGGGGGTCCGCATAGTCACAGCCGGTCACTATCACCCTGACATCTCCTAACACGGGGGTCCGCATAGTCAAAGCCGGTCACTATCACCCTGACATCTCCTAACACGGGGGTCCGCATAGTCACAGCCGGTCACTATCACCCTGACATCTCCTAACACGGGGGTCCGCATAGTCACAGACGGTCACTATCACCCTGACATCTGCTAACACGGGGGTCCGCATAGTCACAGCCGGTCACTATCAACCCGACATCTCCTAACACGGGGGTCCGCATAGTCACAGCCGGTCACTATCACCCTGACATCTCCTAACACGGGGGTCCGCATAGTCACAGCCGGTCACTATCACCCTGACATCTCCTAACACGGGGGTCCGCATAGTCACAGCCGGTCACTATCAACCCGACATCTCCTAACATGGGGGGTCCATATAGTCACAGCCTGTCACTATCAACACGACATCTCCTAACACGGGGGTCCGCATAGTCACAGCCGGTCACTATCACCCTGACATCTCCTAACACGGGGGTCCGCATAGTCACAGCCGGTCACTATCACCCTGACATCTCCTAACACGGGGGTCCGCATAGTCACAGCCGGTCACTATCACCCTGACATCTCCTAACACGGGGGTCCGCATAGTCACAGCCGGTCACTATCACCCTGACATCTCCTAACACGGGGGTCCGCATAGTCACAGCCGGTCACTATCACCCTGACATCTCCTAACACGGGGGTCCGCATAGTCACAGCCGGTCACTATCACCCTGACATCTCCTAACACGGGGGTCCGCATAGTCACAGCCGGTCACTATCACCCTGACATCTCCTAACACGGGGGTCCGCATAGTCACAGCCGGTCACTATCACCCTGACATCTCCTAACACGGGGGTCCGCATAGTCACAGCCGGTCACTATCACCCTGACATCTCCTAACACGGGGGTCCGCATAGTCACAGCCGGTCACTATCACCCTGACATCTCCTAACACGGGGGTCCGCATAGTCACAGCCGGTCACTATCACCCTGACATCTCCTAACACGGGGGTCCGCATAGTCACAGCCGGTCACTATCACCCTGACATCTCCTAACACGGGGGTCCGCATAGTCACAGCCGGTCACTATCACCCTGACATCTCCTAACATGGGGGTCCGCATAGTCACAGACGGTCACTATCACCCTGACATCTCCTAACACGGGGGTCCGCATAGTCACAGCCGGTCACTATCACCCTGACATCTCCTAAAATGAGGGTCTGTATAGTCACAGCCTATCACCCTGACATCTGCTAACATGGGGGTCTGCATATTCACAGCCGGTCACTATCACCCTGACATCTCCTAACACGGGGGTCCGCATAGTCACAGCCGGTCACTATCACCCTGACATCTCCTAACACGGGGGTCCGCATAGTCACAGCCGGTCACTATCACCCTGACATCTCCTAACACGGGGGTCCGCATAGTCACAGCCGGTCACTATCACCCTGACATCTGCTAACACGGGGGTCCGCATAGTCACAGCCGGTCACTATCAACCCGACATCTCCTAACACGGGGGTCCGCATAGTCACAGCCGGTCACTATCACCCTGACATCTCCTAACACGGGGGTCCGCATAGTCACAGCCGGTCACTATCACCCTGACATCTCCTAACACGGGGGTCCGCATAGTCACAGCCGGTCACTATCACCCTGACATCTCCTAACACGGGGGTCCGCATAGTCACAGCCGGTCACTATCACCCTGACATCTCCTAACACGGGGGTCCGCATAGTCACAGCCGGTCACTATCACCCTGACATCTCCTAACACGGGGGTCTGCATAGTCACATCGCTGTACAGGAATGCCCGCCATCATTTTCATGTATCCGCACTGCTGCTCCGGCAGGATATGGCCGCTGTTACCTTTGGTCTCTTAGTGCCGCATCCTCTCCTATGAGCCGCGGCCGCTGCATCTGCTGCACCCGAATCATCTGCAGGATCTGATCCGCTTCACAGTCTGGGAGATCTCCCTTCACTACAAATATGGAGTAACCTAGAAAGGGATTATTATATATGTTTATACATGAGGGGGTGCTCCAGGGTGACATCACACAGATATAAGAAGCATTACTCCTTATAGAGCGGTGCTATCTAGTGCTATACTAACAGGAGCCAGTGAGGGGCGCACATGAGGAGCTGCTGCTCTGATATCACATAAGACGCAGACAGACCGCGGGGTCCTGTAACATAATAATATTATActccctgtgtcccccggcccTGATATCACATAAGATGCAGACAGACTGCAGGGTCCTGTAACATAATAATATTATActccctgtgtcccccggcccTGATGCTCTGATATCACATAAGATGCAGACAGACCGCGGGGTCCTGTAACATAATAATATTATActccctgtgtcccccggcccTGATGCTCTGATATCACATAAGATGCAGACAGACCGCAGGGTCCTGTAATAATATAACACTCCCCGTGTCCCCCGCCCTGCTGCTCTGCTCTTATTAAGGGGGAAAAAGGGGGCAACCGGCTCAGTTACCCCAGAAGTGTCAGAGAAGACGATGTGTTACCTTCCTGCTGCAGCTGAGCTAAGAAGAGTGCAAGGTAGGTGTCTGATATCAGCTCGGGGCCGGTCAGCAGGG encodes:
- the ATXN3 gene encoding ataxin-3, giving the protein MEVIFHEKQEGSLCAQHCLNNLLQGEYFSPVELSSIALQLDEQERMRMAEGGLTTAEYRTFVQQPSGNMDDSGFFSIQVISDALRVWGLELILFNSPEYKTLGIDPINEQAFICNYKEHWFTVRKLGKQWFNLNSLLTGPELISDTYLALFLAQLQQEGYSIFVVKGDLPDCEADQILQMIRVQQMQRPRLIGEDAALRDQSSQRSVPGMEGPQLYDGSPMMDEDEENLQRALALSRQQIDMEDEEADLRRAIQLSMQGGPRNEYTETLAPGVPQTSGTSRQEALTQEELRQRRQMFYERQQQIKQEQSPEGNSTATDTVNTGSGLSEEDMLRAAKNMSLDTGGTRSEDQDK